Proteins encoded by one window of Rhodobacteraceae bacterium IMCC1335:
- a CDS encoding MerR family transcriptional regulator gives MTEPRLSFKEMCAKFEVTPRTLRYYEYIELLQPEREGRSRFYGARELARMTLIMRARKFGFQLEEARQWLEIYEQAGTQTQLKVFVDMADRKLLELQDQEQQLKQTIKDLKGLRQQTLKEMNKFSK, from the coding sequence ATGACCGAGCCGAGGTTATCCTTTAAAGAGATGTGCGCCAAGTTTGAGGTGACACCAAGAACCCTGCGCTATTATGAGTATATCGAGCTTCTGCAGCCAGAACGCGAGGGACGATCTCGGTTTTATGGGGCGCGGGAATTGGCGCGGATGACCCTTATCATGCGCGCCCGTAAGTTTGGCTTCCAACTTGAGGAAGCCCGCCAATGGCTGGAAATTTATGAACAAGCGGGCACGCAAACCCAGTTAAAAGTGTTTGTCGATATGGCAGATCGCAAATTGCTTGAGCTACAAGACCAAGAACAACAGCTTAAGCAAACCATCAAAGACTTGAAAGGATTGCGCCAGCAAACCCTGAAAGAGATGAACAAGTTTTCCAAATAA
- a CDS encoding MerR family transcriptional regulator: MDETHMTIGKMCETFGVSARTLRFYETKKLLFPIRQGQKRLFTRRDRARLKLILKGKRFGFSLEEIRQLLDLYKSDQDPQIQIKQAHERAERQLKALEAKKQELDEIIEDLRSQLAWGKNLLSTRPPFKANHPPF; this comes from the coding sequence ATGGACGAAACCCACATGACAATTGGCAAAATGTGTGAAACATTTGGGGTTAGCGCAAGAACGCTTCGCTTCTATGAAACGAAAAAGCTGCTTTTTCCAATTCGCCAGGGCCAAAAACGCCTGTTCACCAGAAGAGACCGCGCAAGGCTGAAACTGATTTTAAAAGGCAAGCGCTTTGGCTTCTCGTTGGAAGAAATCCGCCAATTGCTTGATCTGTATAAATCGGATCAAGATCCGCAGATCCAAATCAAACAAGCCCATGAGCGCGCAGAGCGCCAACTCAAGGCACTCGAAGCTAAAAAACAAGAATTAGACGAAATCATTGAAGATCTTCGCAGCCAGCTCGCTTGGGGCAAGAATCTTTTATCCACACGCCCCCCCTTTAAAGCCAACCATCCGCCATTTTGA
- a CDS encoding acyl-CoA dehydrogenase, whose product MPVYNAPIQDISFLLNDVLKLQQQDIPGYDALEPELLQAILEEGGKLASEVLAPLNASGDREGCHLENGVVRTPKGFKDAFDKVKDGGWTGLDCDPEFGGQGLPYIVATAIAEIFASANMAFGMYPGLTHGAYSAIHTHGSAEQKATYLPRMVSCEWTGTMNLTEPHCGTDLGLMRTKAEPNQDGSFAITGQKIFISAGDHDLAENIIHLVLAKIPGGPAGVKGISLFIVPKFLVQKEGTLGPRNKVSVGKIEEKMGIHANATCVMNFDGATGFLLGQAHKGMRAMFTMMNEARLGVGVQGYAQAEAAYQNALAYAKDRVQGRAVTGPENPDDAADPLIVHPDIRRNLMQQKSFVEGARAFAYWGAMLIDQSNRADDEPAHGLVSLLTPVIKGFLTDRGFEFCVQAQQVFGGHGYIEEWGMSQFIRDARIAMIYEGANGVQALDLVGRKLGQDGGKHALAFFELIKTFCAESASESQEFKADFIEPLKTASKQLQEAALYFMQNGLKSPNTALAGSYDFMHLFGHVCLGYAWARMAQQAFRNSAQGTGDAAFNETKIKTGLYYMQRELPATALHLARIKSGADPVMALTADQF is encoded by the coding sequence ATGCCAGTTTATAACGCGCCCATCCAAGACATAAGCTTTTTGTTAAACGACGTTCTGAAATTGCAGCAGCAAGATATACCGGGTTATGACGCGCTGGAACCCGAGCTGTTGCAAGCGATTTTAGAAGAGGGTGGCAAACTGGCATCAGAGGTACTTGCGCCTCTCAATGCCTCTGGTGACCGCGAAGGCTGCCATTTAGAAAATGGCGTTGTTCGTACGCCAAAAGGCTTTAAAGATGCCTTCGATAAGGTGAAAGACGGCGGCTGGACGGGGCTAGATTGCGATCCAGAATTTGGCGGGCAAGGGCTGCCTTATATCGTGGCGACAGCAATCGCGGAGATCTTTGCCTCTGCAAATATGGCCTTTGGAATGTATCCCGGCCTCACACATGGTGCCTATTCAGCGATACATACTCATGGCAGCGCAGAACAAAAAGCAACGTATCTGCCCCGAATGGTCAGCTGCGAGTGGACGGGCACGATGAATCTGACCGAACCGCATTGTGGCACCGATCTGGGACTGATGCGCACCAAGGCAGAACCAAATCAAGATGGCAGCTTCGCCATCACGGGGCAAAAAATCTTTATCTCGGCTGGCGATCACGATCTGGCCGAAAATATTATTCATCTGGTTTTGGCCAAAATTCCGGGGGGACCCGCCGGGGTGAAGGGGATCTCTTTGTTTATAGTGCCAAAGTTTTTGGTTCAAAAAGAGGGTACATTAGGGCCGAGAAACAAGGTCTCTGTGGGCAAAATCGAAGAAAAAATGGGCATTCATGCCAATGCAACCTGCGTGATGAACTTTGATGGGGCCACGGGGTTTCTGCTAGGGCAAGCCCATAAGGGCATGCGCGCGATGTTCACGATGATGAATGAAGCGCGTTTAGGGGTTGGGGTGCAAGGCTACGCCCAAGCAGAGGCCGCCTATCAAAATGCCCTCGCCTATGCCAAAGACCGCGTGCAAGGTCGTGCGGTGACCGGACCTGAAAATCCAGATGATGCGGCAGATCCCCTGATCGTGCATCCAGATATTCGGCGCAACTTAATGCAACAAAAAAGCTTTGTGGAAGGGGCCCGCGCCTTTGCCTATTGGGGGGCAATGTTAATTGATCAAAGCAATCGTGCAGACGATGAACCCGCGCATGGTTTGGTTAGCTTATTAACCCCAGTTATAAAAGGCTTCCTAACCGATCGCGGCTTTGAATTTTGCGTACAAGCCCAGCAGGTTTTTGGCGGGCATGGATATATCGAAGAATGGGGTATGTCACAATTTATCCGCGATGCCAGAATTGCGATGATTTACGAGGGGGCAAATGGCGTTCAAGCGTTAGATCTGGTTGGCCGAAAACTCGGCCAAGATGGCGGCAAACATGCGCTGGCCTTTTTTGAGTTGATCAAAACCTTCTGCGCCGAAAGCGCCAGTGAAAGCCAAGAGTTTAAAGCAGATTTCATTGAGCCCTTGAAAACAGCCAGCAAACAGCTGCAAGAAGCTGCATTGTATTTTATGCAAAATGGGTTGAAATCGCCCAATACGGCTTTGGCCGGATCTTATGATTTCATGCATTTATTCGGGCATGTCTGCCTTGGCTATGCGTGGGCACGCATGGCCCAGCAAGCTTTTCGGAATTCAGCGCAAGGCACAGGTGACGCGGCGTTTAATGAGACAAAAATCAAAACAGGGCTCTATT